TATGCTGATCCGactgtttcaaatatatctttAGTCCCACCTACTTTCCTAACTACGTGTAGAGTTGATTCAACTTGTTCCGCTCAGTTCTTTCGCCAAAAGAGTATGTGCGGGTAAGACGTACATTATCATACAAAGAACAAATTTAGGAAATACGTATAGACAACAGCTACCTTCATATCGCGATCCTTACCTCAAAATTGCCACGAAAGACATTGTTATTTTGACCTCCATCATGTGCGCCATGATTTCCATTGACACGTACATCTGCATTGTTGACGTTCCAGCCTCGTCTCGCAGCGATGATCCTGACAATTACACTaaagagaaagagaaatagAATAAAGGCGATAGACAAAAAATCTTCCAGGTGAAGACCAAGAGAGCTCAATCTTGTCCATGTTCCTTCATCACTTTCCTCCTTCTGCTTCGAATCAGCGTTCTGTGTGCTTCCGTCTCCTTCTTTCTTGTCTCCTTCCGACTCATCATTTCCTGTAAAGGCGCTCTTATagctttcaaagagttTCTTATACCACGGCACCCTTTTATCATCACTTTGCTCATTATCGCGATCACCAAGTTCGTATCCAGAACGTTCCCCGGTAATCCACAAGAGCCATGCTTTAGCCCTTAATTTTAGTACACTTAGTTTCACGGCGATGTAAAGTTTTGGATTATTTTCTAGCACTTGATCATAGTATCGTTTGGCCATACTAAAATCTATTTCTACACCAAGCCCATACTCGTACATGTATCCCAGGTTCCATAAAGCTTGGGGAGAGAATCTAAGAGCCGAGCTCTGATACAGCTGAACggattttgaataatcttgcatttcaaaatatatgtTTCCAGCAACAACACCGGCGTCAATATTTCCTTGCTTTAACGCCTGCATATAATACGATATCGACATTAgttttctctctcttgTGGTTTTTGGGGGGTCTTCGAAATTACGGGGAAGAAGATATGAGATGCAAGCAGCATTTACTTGAGCTGCTTCGTATCCTTGTTCAGCAGCCTGTGCGTATGCCCATAGCGCGACCTcgccattttctttcaaaagttcacCGTATGCAGTCCTCAATTGGGGTGCCATAAGCTCTTCACTTCGCTCTACAAATAACTGAAACGATGCAATACTGTCTTCGCAGCTATAGTAACCGCCCATTCCACTTTCTTTCATTCTTGCAAACTCGTATATAGCGGGGCGCGATCCTAAGGCGTAAGCGTGTTGAATCAACATGAAAGGATCACCTAGCTTCAGTTCTGGGTATTTACTTGACAATAATGATAATTGAAAGTCGTGTCGACCTGCACCAGTAGCAAACTCTGTGTGCTCGCCTTTTCTATAATGTTTGATTGCGTCGGTgtcattctttttgatatactGCGATATCAACCCCAAATCTGTGTGGGAAGTCGACCCTAGAGAGCCATATGTTTCAAATAGCTCAAGGGACCTATTTAAGTACCTTTCAGCAAGAGTAATATTGGGGTGCCCTTCAGCTTCTCCGGTGAAGTATATGTGGCCGAGAAGTTCAATACACTTTGCGTAGAAAAATCTTGGTAAATTATCCATTACCGGAACCTCATTGTCAAATGTTATAAAAGTCAGTTCCAAAATCTTTCTTGCCTCCTCACAATCACGAGCTGTCATGTATGTTCCCTTATACTCATCGAGTGCTGTGTAGTATATGTCAACAATTCTATCATAGctgtcatcatcattatctgTAAATGATGCTCCACTATTTTCACTTCCAAACTTGAGCCACACCTTACCTCCATCCATTTTTGTAAGAAATGATGACGTTATATCTGGTCTTTCTGATGGAAGCCGCCCTTGAAGTGTTTTAACCCAAGTAGTCAAACCTTTTCCTAATAAACCTCCAGTCAGATCAGGAAGCCTGACGTCGTAGGTTTCCACATATGGAGGATATAAATACCACTCTTCATCCGAGAAGGACCTTCGAATCGATTCTGCTATCTCGCGGTAGAGCAGTAGCGCTTTGTTACAATCTCGAGGGACGTCTGTCCCCGAAGAATACTTATATGCAAGAGCCTGTTTGGCCTGCATGTTACCTAAGGATGCTGCCTGTTGAAGATATACAAGCCCTTTTGCACGGTCTACCGGTATCTCTCCAAAAAAGCCTGTTGAATGCATAACGGATAGATCGAAAAGGACGGAGCTATTAGTAAATCGCGTTAAATTATTAAACTTATCTGAGTACTTGAATGCCAGTGTTTTGTTGTGAGGAAATCCATAATCTCCCCATAAATGCAGTTGAGCTAATATAAACGTAGCTTCTGGGTTGCCATATATTTCACTGGACTCTCGAAGCAAACGGTGTACCTTTTTTTGCCAATCGGTTGCTTCATTACTGAAGAAGTATGCATAACGCTtctcttgctcttcttcataGTAATCCATGGGTATGTAGAGTACACCACTTTCTTCAGTACGGCTCCTATCGGATGTGCTTGAAGACCTTGCCATTGGATCCACCCTCTTCAAAGCCTGCCGCAACATGCTCTCTGCATCTTGCCATGGATCTTGAGCCCTAATAATAAAGCTATAAATAAGTACCAGACTCACCCAAAGTGTCCTATTTAATCTCATTCGGGAATTGCGAGTGCTCTACACTTCTAGCCGTATCTTTCTGTTTAATCCGTAAAAGCGGCACTGTAGTTCTCACCTTTTTATAGTCGCTTTACAGATTCAAATCATTCTTATTTAATGGAAAGTTTTCCGTCGCAAGACAAGGAAGGACTATGAAGTGTTTTT
This Zygotorulaspora mrakii chromosome 5, complete sequence DNA region includes the following protein-coding sequences:
- the HRD3 gene encoding ubiquitin ligase complex subunit HRD3 (similar to Saccharomyces cerevisiae HRD3 (YLR207W); ancestral locus Anc_7.339), with protein sequence MRLNRTLWVSLVLIYSFIIRAQDPWQDAESMLRQALKRVDPMARSSSTSDRSRTEESGVLYIPMDYYEEEQEKRYAYFFSNEATDWQKKVHRLLRESSEIYGNPEATFILAQLHLWGDYGFPHNKTLAFKYSDKFNNLTRFTNSSVLFDLSVMHSTGFFGEIPVDRAKGLVYLQQAASLGNMQAKQALAYKYSSGTDVPRDCNKALLLYREIAESIRRSFSDEEWYLYPPYVETYDVRLPDLTGGLLGKGLTTWVKTLQGRLPSERPDITSSFLTKMDGGKVWLKFGSENSGASFTDNDDDSYDRIVDIYYTALDEYKGTYMTARDCEEARKILELTFITFDNEVPVMDNLPRFFYAKCIELLGHIYFTGEAEGHPNITLAERYLNRSLELFETYGSLGSTSHTDLGLISQYIKKNDTDAIKHYRKGEHTEFATGAGRHDFQLSLLSSKYPELKLGDPFMLIQHAYALGSRPAIYEFARMKESGMGGYYSCEDSIASFQLFVERSEELMAPQLRTAYGELLKENGEVALWAYAQAAEQGYEAAQVNAACISYLLPRNFEDPPKTTRERKLMSISYYMQALKQGNIDAGVVAGNIYFEMQDYSKSVQLYQSSALRFSPQALWNLGYMYEYGLGVEIDFSMAKRYYDQVLENNPKLYIAVKLSVLKLRAKAWLLWITGERSGYELGDRDNEQSDDKRVPWYKKLFESYKSAFTGNDESEGDKKEGDGSTQNADSKQKEESDEGTWTRLSSLGLHLEDFLSIAFILFLFLFSVIVRIIAARRGWNVNNADVRVNGNHGAHDGGQNNNVFRGNFEVRIAI